CCTGGTCTCCGACGTCCGCCGCCCCCGGCCGGGCGGCCGGGACAACCCGAGGAGCTAGCCCATGGCAACCATGACCGCGCCGCCCGAGGCGGCCATCGTCAAGCTCGACCGGTCCAGTGCCCGGATCAAGTGGATCACGGCGTTCTCGATGATGACGCTGCCCGGACTCGGGACGGCCGCCGCGGCCGTCCTGCTGTGGCAGGGGATCTTCACCGCGACCGACCTGTGGCTGTTCGCGGGGATGTACCTCGTGCACATGTTCGGCATCACGATCGGGTTCCACCGCTACCTCGCGCACAAGTCGTTCAAGACGTCCCGGTTCTTCGAGGGCGTCCTGATGATCGCGGGGTCGATGGGCGGCCAGGGACCGATCATGTACTGGGTCACCACGCACCGCCGCCACCACCGGTTCAGCGACCGGGACGGCGATCCGCACTCGCCCAACCTCGCCGGTGCGGGCCTGGCCGCGAAGCTGCGCGGGCTGTGGTGGGCGCACATGCCGTGGATGCTCAGCGACGAGAGTTCCAGCTGGCGGTTCTGGGCGCCGGACGTCCTGCGCGACCGCAGGCTGTTCTTCTACCACCGGACGTACCAGCTGTGGATGGTCGCGGGGCTGCTGCTGCCCGCCGCGATCGGCTTCGCCGTCGAGGGGACGGCCACGGCGGCGCTCACCGGGTTCGTGTTCGGCGGCCTCGCCCGGATGTTCCTGGCGAACCAGGCGGCCTGGTGCGTCGGCTCGCTCAGCCACATGTTCGGCGGGCGCCCGTTCGACAACGGCGACCGTAGCGCCAACAACTGGCCGGTGGCGGTCTTCACCTTCGGGGAGGGCCTGCAGAACAACCACCACGCGTTCCCCGGCTCCTACCGGCACGCCGTCCGGGCGTGGGAGCCCGACCTCAGCGGCTGGGCGCTGACGGTCCTCGGCCGGCTCCGCGTCGTCCGGGACCTGCGGCAGCCGGACGCCGCCGCGATCGCCGCCCGCCGGGCGCGCGGCCCCCGCGGCGACCGCGCGGCCGCCTGACCCTGCCCCTTCGCCCCCGCCCCCACCCGCGTCCGTATCTCCACCCGCCCGCCCTTGATCACGGAGTGTGACCACGCATGTTCAAGCGCAGCAAGAAGACCCAGGGCCTGGACGGCCCGCTGAGCGCGGAGTCGCTCCGCGCCTGGCTCATCGAGCACCTGGCCTCCCGCGTCGGCGCGGCGCCCGCCGACATCGACACCGGCAAGTCGTTCGAGGCGTACGGGCTGGACTCCCGCGTGGCGGTCCAGGTGTCCGGCGCGCTGGAGAAGATCGTCGAGCGGCGGCTGTCGCCGGGCCTGCTGTACGAGCACCAGACCATCGACGACCTGAGCGCGCACCTCGCCCGCGAGCTGCACCTCGCCGAGCGGGCCTGAGCGCGGAAGGAGACCGGCGATCATGTCCGCCTTCAGTTTCCCGACGGCGCCCGGCGACCGGTTCGGGGAGTTCCTGCGCAAGTCCGACCAGATCAAGGACGAGCGGCTCGCGGCGGCCATCCCGCGCGAGTACTTCACCCCGCGGGTGCGGCGCGGCCTGCTCGGGTTCGGCGTCAGCTGGGCCCTGTACCTCGGCGCGATCGTCGCGATGGCGTTCGCCCCGCACTGGCTGCTGTACGTTCCGCTGCTGGTCGTGGCGGGCCTCGGCGGCTGGGGCCTGCACTGCATCGCGCACGACTGCGGGCACGGCTCGTTCTCGCGCTCCCGCAAGCTCAACGTCGCGGTCGGGCACGTCTCGCTGCTGCCGCTGATCTACCCGTTCCACGCGTGGCGGCACGTCCACAACCTGCACCACGCCAACACCAACAACCTCGAGCTGGACACCGACTGGAAGCCGATGCCGGCCGCGATGTACGCGCGGATGCCGCTGCGCCAGCGCCTCATCTACCACGGCACCCGCACCTGGGCGTTCTGGGGCGGGACGATCAACTACTGGCGGGAGTCGGGATTCCGCCCGTCGTTCTTCCCCAAGCGGGAGATGCGGCGCGAAGTGCGGCGCTCCATCTGGTTCGTGGTCGCCGCGTCGGTCCTCTACTTCCCGCCGCTGATCTACTTCACCGGCGTCGAGGGCCTCCTGCTGTACTTCGTGGCGCCGTGGGCGGCCACCCATGCGTGGTTCAGCGCGACGACGCTGATGCACCACAGCGCGTCCGACGTGCCCTACCTGACGTCCGAGCACTGGACGAAGAACGCGGGGCGGCTGCTGCTGACGACCGACTACCGGTACCCGAAGTGGCTGCTGTTCCTCACCCACAACATCTCGGTGCACACCGCCCACCACGTCGCGCCGCCCGTCCCGTTCTACAACCTGCCGAAGGCGCAGGAGGCGTTGAAGCGGGCGTACCCGGGCATGGTGCGCGAACGCGACCTGAAGGCGCGGCACCTGTGGCACATCATCCGCCGCCTGCACTTCTACGACACCGAGTCGGGTTTCTACAGCGACTTCGGCAAGACGCAGATCCCGCCCGGGAGCGAGGAGCGCGCGCCCGCCCCCGCGACCGTCCGGGCCGCACCGTGACCCGGCCGCGCGCGCCGCTGCCCGTCCGGCGCCTCGGGTACGCGGCGTTCGGGACGGTCGCCCCGGCGGCGGCGGGGCGGCGCGCCACCGACGCGTTCAGCACCACGCGCGCGCTCGGGCTGCGGCCGGACGACGTCGTCCCGCTGGGCGCCCGCCGGTTCGAGGTCGGCGGCGACCCGGACGTTCGCGGCGGCTACCTGTGGGGCGGACCCGCCCGCGAGGACGGCCCGGTGGCGCTCCTCGTGCACGGCTGGGGCATCGACAGCAGCAGCATGCAGGCGCTCGTGCCGCCGCTGCGGGCCCTCGGGTACCGCGTCGCGACGTTCGACGCGCCGGGGCACGGCGTCGCGTCCGGCTCGCAGGCGACGATGACGCAGTTCACCCGTGCGACGGGGGCCGTGCTGGACGCCCTCGGCGACGCGTTCGGCGAGGTGCGCGCGGTCGTGGCGCACTCGCTCGGCTCGATCGCCGCGGCCGGCGCGCTCGCCGCGCGGCCCGGCGCGTCCGTCCGGTGCCTGGCGCTGATCGCGCCGACCTGCACGCTGACCGGCGTGCTGGAGCGGTGGGCGCGCGCGGAGCTGCGGCTGCGGCGGCCGGTCGTCGCGGAGATCTACCGGGAGCTGCGGCGGCGCAACGGCGTGCCCGTCTCGCACTGGGACGTCGCCGGCCTCGGCGGCGACCTCGACCTGCCCGTCCTGGTGCTGCACGACCCCCGCGACGACGTCGTCCCGTACGCCGAGGCGGAGGCGGTCGCGGCCGGGCTGCGCGGCGCCCGGCTGGAGGACGCGCCGGGCGGGCACTTCGGAATCCTGCTCGACCCGGGCGTCCGGGACCGGGTCGCGGCGTTCGTCACCCGGCACGCGAGCACCGGCGAGGAGGTGATCCGATGAGGAGCGGCGACGCGGCCGCGGCGGAGACGGTCCGGGGACGGGCGTGGATGTGCCTGGTCTGCGGGTTCGTCTACCGCGAGGACGAGGGCCTGCCCGAGGAGGGCATCCCGCCCGGCACGGCCTGGGACGACATCCCCGACGACTGGTCGTGCCCGGACTGCGGCGTGAGCAAGGAGGACTTCGTGATGGCCCCTATGGACTGGGAGTGAGCATGGCACAGGGAGCGAGCACGGTGCGGGCCCTCGCCGAACCCGCGGACGTGATGCTGCGGCTGCTGGCGCCCGAAGGGAAGCAGGACCCCTACCCCCTGTACGAGGAGATGCGCGCGCACGGGCCGCTCGTCGACCTGAACGGCGTCCACGTCTTCGCCACCGGCTACGCCGAATGCGCGCGGGCGCTGCGCGAGCCGGGGATGCTGTCCACCGACGGCGCCGTGCAGGACCGCAAGATGCCCGGCTGGCGGGAGCACTCGTCGTGGCGGTGGCTCACCAGGAACATGCTGTTCGCGAACGACCCCGACCACGAGCGGTACCGGCGGTTCTTCGGCACCGCGTTCGCCGCCCGCAGCGTCGAGGCGTACCGGCCGCTGGTGGAGCGGTTCGCGGCCGAGACGGTCGAGCACGTCGCCGTGCTGGGCGCGGGCTGCGCCGCCGTCGACCTCGTCCCCGAGTTCTCCTTCCGGTTCGCGGCGGACGTCATCGGCGAGCTGCTCGGCGTCCCGGCCGGCGACCGCAGGGCGATGCGCGGGATCATCGGCGACATCACCACCGCCCTCGACCCCATCGGCGACCTGTCGGAGCTCGACCGGGGCGACGGCGGCATGGACCGGCTCGCCGAATACACCCACGACCTCGTCGCCCGCCGCCGCGCCGAACCGGGCGCGGACCTCACCAGCGCGTTCGTCCGGGCCCGGGACGAGGGCGGCGAGCTGACCGACGAGGAACTCGTCGCGAACCTGATGCTGCTCACGGTCGCCGCGACCGAGGCGCCGCAGGACCTGCTGAGCAACATGGTCCGGCTCGCGCTCGAACACCCCGCGCACGCGGCCCGGCTGCGCGACGACCCGTCCGCCGCCCCCGGCTTCGTGGACGAGACGCTCCGGTTCGACCCCGCCGTGCAGGCCCTCAACCGGGTCGCCGCCCACGACATGGACTACTTCGGCATGAAGATCGCGGAGGGCACGCCGGTGACGCTGCTGATCGCCGCCGGGAACCGGGACCCGCGGCGGTTCACCGACCCGGCCGTGTTCGACCCGACGCGGTCCGACAACCAGCCGCTGACGCTGAGCGGCGGCGCGCACTACTGCCTCGGCGCCGCCCTCGCCCGGATGTCGGCGGAGACCGTCGTGCCGATGCTGCTGCGCCGGTTCCCCGGCCTGGAGCAGGCCGGACGGCCCACGTTCCGCGACCAGCTCGTGCAGCGCGGCCACGCGACCCTGCCGGTCGTCACCGGTTGACCGCGCACGCCCCTTCTCAGTCCTCCAGCGGAAGGAAGATCATGACCGAGGTTCAGGACGGGACGAGCGACGCCGAACTCGCGGCGTCCCTCGGGTCCGGGTTCACCAGCGAGCACGCGGACGTCAACGGCGTCCGGCTGCACTACGTGACCGGCGGGACGGGCGCGCCGCTCGTCCTGCTGCCGGGCTGGCCGGAGACCTGGTGGGAGTACCGCAAGGTCATGCCGGCCCTCGCCGAGCGGTACCGGGTGATCGCCGTCGACATCCGCGGGATGGGCGGGTCGGGCCGTCCCGAGGCGGGCTACGAGAAGAAGTCGATGGCGCGGGACGTGCTGGAGCTGTGCAAGCACCTCGGGCACGAGCGGGTCGCGATCGCCGGGCACGGCATCGGCTCGATGGTCGCGTTCGCGTTCGCCGCGAACCACCCGGAGGCGTGCGACCGGCTCGTCATGCTCAACACCACCCACATCGACGAGTCGTACTACGAGTTCCGGATCATGCCGCGTCCCGGCGAGCCGGGCCCGTACCGGTGGTGGCTGGGCTTCAACCTGGTGCCCGACTTCCCGGAGGCCGTCCTCGAGGGCCGCTACCGGCACATGATCGACTACATGTTCGGGCTGAGCCTGACGGACCCGGACGCGATCCCGGCGCGCGACCGCGACGTCTACGCCCGCGCCTACGACTCGGCGGACGCCATCCGGTCCAGCAAGAAGTGGTTCCAGGCGTACCGGCAGGACATCGAGGACTTCTACTCCTACGACAAGATCACCGTGCCGATGCTCGGCCTCGCCTACGGCCCCTTCTACGACTACATGCGCGAGAAGCTGCCGCAGCAGGGGACCGACGTCCGCGTCGTCCAGGTCGAGGGCAGCCGCAACTACCTCGTCGAGGAGCAGCCCCAGGCCGTGATCGACGCCATCACCGAGTTCATGGGCTGAGCCGGGGAGCAGGGCGAGCGGCCCGGAGGCGATCGCCTCCGGGCCGCGCCCGTTCGCTGTGACGTGCGTCTCCGGACGGGTGGGTTGTGTTTTCCAACTCACCGTTGTTACCGTCGCGTCACCATCGGGAACAGGCCGAGCCCTGCGAGGAGAACCGTGAGCCCTTCAGATGCCCAGACCGCGAAGTCGGTCGCGCCCGGCGAGCCGGGCGGCGGACCCGGCGGCGCGGGCGGCGGACCGGGACGGGCCGCGCCGTTCGGCGCCGTCTTCGCGATCGTCGCGGCCGGGGTGGCGATGTCCAACCTCGACCTGTTCATCGTCAACGTGGCGCTGCCGCAGGTCGGGGACCACTTCGCGGGCGCCTCGCTGGCGTCGCTGTCGTGGATCCTCAACGCCTACGCCGTCGTCTTCGCGGCGCTGCTGGTGCCCGCCGGGGGCCTCGCCGACCGCGCCGGCGCCAGGCGCGCCTACCTGCTCGGCATCGCGGTGTTCACGGTCGCGTCCGTCGCGTGCGCGGTGGCGCCCGGCGTGTGGTGGCTGGTGGCGGCGCGCGTCCTGCAGGCGGCCGGGGCGGCGGCGCTGATCCCGTCGTCGCTCGGGCTGCTGCTGGCGGCGGCGCCGCCGGAGCGGCGGATGGCCGCCGTGCGGGGCTGGACCGCGATCAGCGGCCTCGCCGCCGCGCTCGGCCCCGTCCTCGGCGGGCTGCTCACCGAACTCGACTGGCGGTGGGTGTTCCTCGTCAACGTGCCGATCGGCGTCGTCGCGATCCTGGCCGGGGTGCGGATGCTGCCCGGCGCGCCCGCCCGGCCGGACGCGCGGCGTCCCGACCTGCTCGGCGCGGCCCTGCTGACGGCCGGGATCGCGGCCCTGGCGTTCGGCGTCGTCCGCAGCGAGAGCTGGGGATGGGCGTCCCCGCAGGTCCTCGGGGCGCTGGCCGGGGCGGCGGCGCTGCTCGCGCTGTTCGTCCTGCGATCCGCCCGGCACCCCGCGCCGGTGCTCCCGCTCGGGGTGCTGCGCGCCCCCGCGTTCAGTCCCGCCTCGCTCGCCAACGTCCTGTTCGCGGTCGCGTTCGCGGCGATGCTGCTGTCCTGCGTGCTGTGGTGCCAGGACGTCTGGGAGTGGTCGGCGCTGCGCACCGGCCTGGCGATCACCCCCGGCCCGCTCATGGTGCCCGCGCTCGCCATCGGCGGCGCGCCGCTCGCCCGCAAGATCGGCGCCGGGCCGCTCGCGCTCGTCGGCTGCGCCGTCTTCGCCGCCGGGATCGCCTGGTGGATGTGGCGGATGACCGACGGCTACGCGCTCGGGATGCTCCCCGGCATGCTGCTCACCGGCGTCGGCGTCGGGCTGACCCTGCCCACGCTGATCGGCGCCGCCGTCGCCGCGCTGCCGCCGACGAGCTTCTCCACCGGCTCGGCCGTCGTGACCATGGCGCGGCAGGTCGGGACGGTCGTCGGCGTCGCCGCGCTGATCGCCGTGCTCGGCGGCGGCGAGAGTGCCCGCACCGCCGCCGACTTCGACGCGGGCTGGCTGCTGACGATCGCCGCGACGCTCGCCGCCGCGGCCGTCTGCCTGTTCATCCCGCGCGCGCGCAAAGCCTGACCGCACATTCCCCCGTGAGACCAAAGCACGATCCGAGGAGGTTGTCATGCGAGACGCGGTGATCGTCGAGGCCGTCCGCACCCCGGTAGGCAAGGGCAAACCGGGCGGTGCGCTGCACGGCGAGCATTCCGTCGACCTGCTGGCCCGCACCCTGCAGAGCCTGATCGAACGGTCCGGCGTCGACCCGGCGGTGGTGGACGACGTGATCGGCGGCATCGTCACCCAGGTGGGCGACCAGGCCGTGAACGCGACCCGCTCGGCGGTGCTCGCCGCCGGGTTCCCCGAGAGCGTGCCCGCCACGACCGTCGACCGGCAGTGCGGCTCGTCCCAGCAGGCCGCGCACTTCGCCGCGCAGGGGGTGATGAGCGGCGCGTACGACGTCGCGATCGCCTGCGGCGTCGAGTCGATGTCGCGGGTTCCGATGGGGTCGAGCGTCCTGCCCGGCAGCGACCCGTTCGGGCCGCGGATGACCGCCCGCTACCCCGAGGGGCTCGTCGGGCAGGGCATCAGCGCCGAACTGATCGCCTCCCGCTGGAAGCTGACCCGCACCGACCTGGACGAGTTCGCCCTGCGATCGCACCAGCGCGCGTCCGCCGCCTGGGACGCCGGCGAGTTCGACCGCGAGGTCGCCTGGACGGGGATGCGGGACGAGACCGTCCGGCCGGGCACGTCCATGGAGGCGCTCGCCGGGCTGAAGCCCGCCTACTACCGGGAGGAGTACGCCGAGCGCTTCCCCGAGATCGGCTGGCACGTCACCGCCGGGAACGCCTCGCCGGTCAACGACGGCGCCGCCGCGCTGCTCATCATGAGCTCCACGGCCGCCGCGCGGCTCGGCCTGCGCCCCCGCGCCCGCTTCCACTCGTTCGCGGTGGCGGGCGCCGACCCGCTGCTCATGCTCACCGCGATCATCCCCGCGACGGAGAAGGTCCTCGTCCGCGCCGGGCTCACCATCGACGACATCGACGTGTTCGAGGTGAACGAGGCGTTCTCGCCCGTCGTCCTGTCGTGGCGGCACGAGACCGGCGCCGACCTGGACAAGGTCAACGTCCGGGGCGGCGCCATCGCCATCGGGCACCCGCTCGGCGCCAGCGGCGCCCGCCTCATGACCACCCTCGTGCACGCCATGGAGGACCGCGGCGCCCGCTACGGCCTGCAGACGATGTGCGAGGCGGGCGGCCTCGCCAACGCGGTCGTCCTCGAACGGCTCTGACGCCGTCCCCCCCGGCCCCGCTTCGGGCCGCGCGCACCGAGGTGGCGCACGTGCGGCCCGAAGCGGTCGGAAAACACAACCGACCCGCCTAAGCTGGAGTCATGGGCAAGGACGCCGACCCCCGCGAATGCTCGGTCGCCGACGCGCTGCAGGTCGTCGGGGAACGCTGGACGCTGCTGGTCATCCGGGAACTGCTGTACGGGGTGCGGCGGTTCGACGGGATCGTCCGCAACACCGGCGCCGCCCGCGACATCCTCACCGCCCGGCTGCGGAAGCTGGAGGACGCCGGCATCGTGCGGCGCGAGCAGTACAGCGACCGCCCCGCCCGGTACGAGTACCACCTGACGTCCAAGGGCCTGGAGCTCAGCGACGTGCTCGCCGTCCTGATGCGGTGGGGCGACCGGCACATCAACCCCGCCGACCCGCCCGTCCGGTGGATCCACACCTGCGGCGAGCACCTCGACGCCCAGGTCGTCTGCGCGCACTGCGGGCGGCCCGCGCTGGAGGGCGGGCACCCCACCGGACGCGGCGCCCGGACGGCCTAACCCGCGTCCTTCGGCGCCCGCACGAGCAACGTCCCCGCCAGCACCACCAGCCCCGACAGCATCAGGACGAACTGGGCCGGGGCCATCCCGAACGGCGTGGCGTCCGCGCCGTCCAGCAGGTCCGCCGCCAGGCCCGACAGCAGCGCCGCCAGCGCCAGGCCGAACCGCAGCGTCGCGTGGAACGCGGTGAGGGCGAGGTTGCGGTCGCCGCCGCCGAGACGCTCCTGCAGGTAGGTGATGCCGCCGACGAGCGCGCTCGTCGCCCCCGCCCCGAACAGGACCGCGCCCGCGAACGACGCCGCCGTGGACGCGAGCAGCCCCATCAGCGCGATCACCACGCCCTGCACGACCGTCCCCGTCCGGATCTGCGACAGCAGGTTCCAGCCCTTGCGGTGGACGAGCAGCAGCCCGACGAGCGCGCCGACCCCGAACAGCACCACGAGCGCCCCGAAGCCGACCGGACCCGCGTCCAGGACGTCCTGGACGAACACCACGCCCAGCGAGAACAGGCAGCCGAGCCCCAGGGCGATCACCGCGACGCCCGGCAGCACGCCCCGCACGGTCGGCAGCCGCAGCGCCGCGACGAACCCCCGCTGCGTCTCGGCGTCCCGCTCCGTGGCCTGCCGCTCCTGCGGGCCCGGCCCGAGGTCCGGGATCGACCGGACCGCCACGTAGGACGCCAGGTAGGTCAGCGCGTTGAACCAGAAGACCACGACGTAACGCCAGTGGCCCTCCCAGCCCGCCTGGTTCGACGCCCACAGGATCAGCCCGAACGCGCCCGCGCCCACCGGGATCATCCCGTACGACGTCGCCATCGTGATGCCGTTCGCGACCTCCAGCGTGCCCGTGTCGTGCTCGTCCTCGTCGTCCTCGATGAGGAACGGGACGGCCGCGTCCCGCGCGGGCAGGAAGATCAGCCCCACGACCTCGATGAGGAACGCCCAGAAGTACACCCACCACAGGAACGGCAGCAGCGGCAGCGTCACCGCCATCCCGGCCCTGATCAGGTCGGACGTCAGCATCACGCTGCGCCGCCGCCACCGGGTCACCACCCGCGCCGCCAGCGGCGCGCCCAGCGCGGACGGCAGCAGTCGCAGCACCAGCACGCCGCCGACCGCCGTCGTGGAACCGGAGATCTCCAGGACGAAGTACATCAGCGCGAGCGTGCCCATCCAGTCGCCGAACGACGAGATCGCCTGCCCGATGATGAGCCGCCGGAAGTCCCGGCGGTTCAGCCGATCCTTGAGTCCCATGCGGGCTCCCGTCCGTGGCGCTCCCGCGCATGGTCGGCGGCGAGCAGGCCGGCCAGCCGCGCGGCGGCGCCGTCCCAGCTCCAGGTGTCGCACGCCCAGCGGCGCCCGGCGGCGCCCATCGCGCGCGCCCGTCCGGGATCGGCCAGCAGCCGGTGCAGCGCGAGCGCGAGCTCGCCCGGACCGGACGCGTCGACCAGCAGCCCCGTCCGCCCGTCCACGAGGGACTCCGGGCTGCCGCCCGACCGGCCGACGATCACCGGGAGGCCGGACGCGGACGCCTCCAGCGTCGACAGCCCGAGCCCCTCCGTCTGCAGGCCGCGCCGGTCGTCCCGGCACGGCAGCGCGAACACGTCCGCCGCCGCGTAGTAGCGCGGCAGGTCGGCGGCCGAGACCGGGCCGGTCACCGTGACGGTCCCGGGCGCGATCCGGTCGCCGAACTCGGTGAGGCGGCGCAGCATCGGACCGTCCCCGACGATGACGAGCCGCGCGTCCGGGCGCCGCCGCAGCACGTCCGCCCACGCCCGGATCAGCGTGTCGTGCCCCTTGCGCCGGACGAGCCGCGCGACGCTGAGCACCACGGGACCGTTCCCCAGCGCGTGCCGCCGCCGGATCCCCGTACCGTCCAGTCCCGGCCGGAACCGGTCGGTGTCGACCGCCCCGGCGAGCCGCACGAGCCGCGTGCGC
The nucleotide sequence above comes from Actinomadura algeriensis. Encoded proteins:
- a CDS encoding acyl-CoA desaturase, with translation MATMTAPPEAAIVKLDRSSARIKWITAFSMMTLPGLGTAAAAVLLWQGIFTATDLWLFAGMYLVHMFGITIGFHRYLAHKSFKTSRFFEGVLMIAGSMGGQGPIMYWVTTHRRHHRFSDRDGDPHSPNLAGAGLAAKLRGLWWAHMPWMLSDESSSWRFWAPDVLRDRRLFFYHRTYQLWMVAGLLLPAAIGFAVEGTATAALTGFVFGGLARMFLANQAAWCVGSLSHMFGGRPFDNGDRSANNWPVAVFTFGEGLQNNHHAFPGSYRHAVRAWEPDLSGWALTVLGRLRVVRDLRQPDAAAIAARRARGPRGDRAAA
- a CDS encoding acyl carrier protein translates to MFKRSKKTQGLDGPLSAESLRAWLIEHLASRVGAAPADIDTGKSFEAYGLDSRVAVQVSGALEKIVERRLSPGLLYEHQTIDDLSAHLARELHLAERA
- a CDS encoding fatty acid desaturase, which gives rise to MSAFSFPTAPGDRFGEFLRKSDQIKDERLAAAIPREYFTPRVRRGLLGFGVSWALYLGAIVAMAFAPHWLLYVPLLVVAGLGGWGLHCIAHDCGHGSFSRSRKLNVAVGHVSLLPLIYPFHAWRHVHNLHHANTNNLELDTDWKPMPAAMYARMPLRQRLIYHGTRTWAFWGGTINYWRESGFRPSFFPKREMRREVRRSIWFVVAASVLYFPPLIYFTGVEGLLLYFVAPWAATHAWFSATTLMHHSASDVPYLTSEHWTKNAGRLLLTTDYRYPKWLLFLTHNISVHTAHHVAPPVPFYNLPKAQEALKRAYPGMVRERDLKARHLWHIIRRLHFYDTESGFYSDFGKTQIPPGSEERAPAPATVRAAP
- a CDS encoding alpha/beta fold hydrolase, which encodes MTRPRAPLPVRRLGYAAFGTVAPAAAGRRATDAFSTTRALGLRPDDVVPLGARRFEVGGDPDVRGGYLWGGPAREDGPVALLVHGWGIDSSSMQALVPPLRALGYRVATFDAPGHGVASGSQATMTQFTRATGAVLDALGDAFGEVRAVVAHSLGSIAAAGALAARPGASVRCLALIAPTCTLTGVLERWARAELRLRRPVVAEIYRELRRRNGVPVSHWDVAGLGGDLDLPVLVLHDPRDDVVPYAEAEAVAAGLRGARLEDAPGGHFGILLDPGVRDRVAAFVTRHASTGEEVIR
- a CDS encoding rubredoxin, whose product is MRSGDAAAAETVRGRAWMCLVCGFVYREDEGLPEEGIPPGTAWDDIPDDWSCPDCGVSKEDFVMAPMDWE
- a CDS encoding cytochrome P450 is translated as MAQGASTVRALAEPADVMLRLLAPEGKQDPYPLYEEMRAHGPLVDLNGVHVFATGYAECARALREPGMLSTDGAVQDRKMPGWREHSSWRWLTRNMLFANDPDHERYRRFFGTAFAARSVEAYRPLVERFAAETVEHVAVLGAGCAAVDLVPEFSFRFAADVIGELLGVPAGDRRAMRGIIGDITTALDPIGDLSELDRGDGGMDRLAEYTHDLVARRRAEPGADLTSAFVRARDEGGELTDEELVANLMLLTVAATEAPQDLLSNMVRLALEHPAHAARLRDDPSAAPGFVDETLRFDPAVQALNRVAAHDMDYFGMKIAEGTPVTLLIAAGNRDPRRFTDPAVFDPTRSDNQPLTLSGGAHYCLGAALARMSAETVVPMLLRRFPGLEQAGRPTFRDQLVQRGHATLPVVTG
- a CDS encoding alpha/beta fold hydrolase, which encodes MTEVQDGTSDAELAASLGSGFTSEHADVNGVRLHYVTGGTGAPLVLLPGWPETWWEYRKVMPALAERYRVIAVDIRGMGGSGRPEAGYEKKSMARDVLELCKHLGHERVAIAGHGIGSMVAFAFAANHPEACDRLVMLNTTHIDESYYEFRIMPRPGEPGPYRWWLGFNLVPDFPEAVLEGRYRHMIDYMFGLSLTDPDAIPARDRDVYARAYDSADAIRSSKKWFQAYRQDIEDFYSYDKITVPMLGLAYGPFYDYMREKLPQQGTDVRVVQVEGSRNYLVEEQPQAVIDAITEFMG
- a CDS encoding MFS transporter, yielding MSPSDAQTAKSVAPGEPGGGPGGAGGGPGRAAPFGAVFAIVAAGVAMSNLDLFIVNVALPQVGDHFAGASLASLSWILNAYAVVFAALLVPAGGLADRAGARRAYLLGIAVFTVASVACAVAPGVWWLVAARVLQAAGAAALIPSSLGLLLAAAPPERRMAAVRGWTAISGLAAALGPVLGGLLTELDWRWVFLVNVPIGVVAILAGVRMLPGAPARPDARRPDLLGAALLTAGIAALAFGVVRSESWGWASPQVLGALAGAAALLALFVLRSARHPAPVLPLGVLRAPAFSPASLANVLFAVAFAAMLLSCVLWCQDVWEWSALRTGLAITPGPLMVPALAIGGAPLARKIGAGPLALVGCAVFAAGIAWWMWRMTDGYALGMLPGMLLTGVGVGLTLPTLIGAAVAALPPTSFSTGSAVVTMARQVGTVVGVAALIAVLGGGESARTAADFDAGWLLTIAATLAAAAVCLFIPRARKA
- a CDS encoding thiolase family protein is translated as MRDAVIVEAVRTPVGKGKPGGALHGEHSVDLLARTLQSLIERSGVDPAVVDDVIGGIVTQVGDQAVNATRSAVLAAGFPESVPATTVDRQCGSSQQAAHFAAQGVMSGAYDVAIACGVESMSRVPMGSSVLPGSDPFGPRMTARYPEGLVGQGISAELIASRWKLTRTDLDEFALRSHQRASAAWDAGEFDREVAWTGMRDETVRPGTSMEALAGLKPAYYREEYAERFPEIGWHVTAGNASPVNDGAAALLIMSSTAAARLGLRPRARFHSFAVAGADPLLMLTAIIPATEKVLVRAGLTIDDIDVFEVNEAFSPVVLSWRHETGADLDKVNVRGGAIAIGHPLGASGARLMTTLVHAMEDRGARYGLQTMCEAGGLANAVVLERL
- a CDS encoding winged helix-turn-helix transcriptional regulator, with product MGKDADPRECSVADALQVVGERWTLLVIRELLYGVRRFDGIVRNTGAARDILTARLRKLEDAGIVRREQYSDRPARYEYHLTSKGLELSDVLAVLMRWGDRHINPADPPVRWIHTCGEHLDAQVVCAHCGRPALEGGHPTGRGARTA
- a CDS encoding MFS transporter gives rise to the protein MGLKDRLNRRDFRRLIIGQAISSFGDWMGTLALMYFVLEISGSTTAVGGVLVLRLLPSALGAPLAARVVTRWRRRSVMLTSDLIRAGMAVTLPLLPFLWWVYFWAFLIEVVGLIFLPARDAAVPFLIEDDEDEHDTGTLEVANGITMATSYGMIPVGAGAFGLILWASNQAGWEGHWRYVVVFWFNALTYLASYVAVRSIPDLGPGPQERQATERDAETQRGFVAALRLPTVRGVLPGVAVIALGLGCLFSLGVVFVQDVLDAGPVGFGALVVLFGVGALVGLLLVHRKGWNLLSQIRTGTVVQGVVIALMGLLASTAASFAGAVLFGAGATSALVGGITYLQERLGGGDRNLALTAFHATLRFGLALAALLSGLAADLLDGADATPFGMAPAQFVLMLSGLVVLAGTLLVRAPKDAG
- a CDS encoding glycosyltransferase family 4 protein translates to MEIPRTLVLTGHFPPEPGGVQTFTWELVRRLPAGRVVVVAPARAGAAEFDAGLPFPVVRRRGYLLFRGLRRLVERYRIEAGWITAAAPFAMYAPFVRAAGVGRLVGSTHGQELGWFRAAPTRAALRAAAGSFDVLTHLCAATLPELEDAFGGRTRLVRLAGAVDTDRFRPGLDGTGIRRRHALGNGPVVLSVARLVRRKGHDTLIRAWADVLRRRPDARLVIVGDGPMLRRLTEFGDRIAPGTVTVTGPVSAADLPRYYAAADVFALPCRDDRRGLQTEGLGLSTLEASASGLPVIVGRSGGSPESLVDGRTGLLVDASGPGELALALHRLLADPGRARAMGAAGRRWACDTWSWDGAAARLAGLLAADHARERHGREPAWDSRIG